A genomic region of Papaver somniferum cultivar HN1 chromosome 7, ASM357369v1, whole genome shotgun sequence contains the following coding sequences:
- the LOC113297020 gene encoding uncharacterized protein LOC113297020 isoform X4, whose product MFERWVQPLLLGYLGPYIKDFQREQLKIGLWNEEVVLDNVELVLEAFDHLQLPFAIKRGRVGRLSIKIPWKKLGLSPIIIVLEDVFIQAGQRDEHEWNPDLVERRDIAGKKAKLTAAELAKFSRRVCENQTGQAFVSYITAKLLDNVQVSIRNFRVTYTDQQIGSAPYTFGIRFSSLTTVKHSSIWTSVRSRGDRVSKMLEISGLGIYYSTSEGPSNSMGIEDAAEYQLFSDARVGSDTNDYIVAPFDVSVSFVVNRSEKLESDVPQYSIGAEITSLVLQMNEVQLKQIFILWDYLCTSEVRERYWRYRPSFDSLSRKPKGWQRMWWHYAQESILSDVRRKLKKTSWKHLGWRMSYRRKYVSLYKRKLDFLHQKQTVEEDILKELELMEKETDIDDILGFRSIAERELEKLLPSSTASSVGANGWINWLFRGMLGSGETADSSQFSGAVSEELIKDIYEAAEFVPVPTLDVGVSTKSRILSSVKFEVHKVTATLGSKISQKEVIQINLDVVDIDCKHWDESWTIQLLVNSLGLVDPYAKKDILLLGRDVSEQSNSNDKLRCLRVVVDTSPINNDTDLSLKVELQPLEVMYDAEFLLNLLDFQWFFGSFHSQRERVLMSLNELENVNARVLSKTEYVVSNRKQIIWDISFSSVSIKIPWETDHHSTQYFLSLDLGTLICGSRIQKETLAPKRKPVPDYLSTAFGGTTSSSDRTVTPVDHLQDLYDHFEITLTGFEVNLTVPGCSRAVSIVEKLDASITLASCIIPNESTLKQLEVHVVVSTLGVHFSPSIYGAAVGLIKSFDILAPQSESESVPSAFQFSFTANVELVSLHVHTSDDDNGDGSLLLVCALGELDIQYALEQMTKACFVCVKTLKIETGKLSDETSDLTLCLSKSISAAAHQHGFVSEANTPKSDGGERSRPLDGCFIMHYQADEVCHKLTMFFNEVDLHCYPKVIGSLHQYFDSLSRYDSSSLPYSGKSLANSKESGKSLANSKETKDRVLMSGFWPAKFGFSNFCESGSTEACITVGQFPFITIDSSGSLGRIEQSLIHGISEWRNILNVRDKKCERIAKINVRKRSKVPRVPTVKYSWSNNDSTSGRSSDSAICVIDLNLTGIAIHFHDSSCILGTLSVPVSKSLIALSRTHYLDMLCSIEGLHLSSSWSSQYFYKWLWGSSEHNLAPVFNFRVRIDGATRPQIELCFSIQHVRHILPPEYLAILIGYFSLPDWNKKEPVQFVTENGNCKDMDNSHVEIIYKFEVLDSVLILPVDDDGDQTIHLQLEQLYCSFTAKSIAEDALKDIPLDCMVQADKVADMVHVLNIFGRGVSLSLVPRKNEGHASLTDCQNTSCGNVPLIPAFDADLWIRIPCGNQPSNGLSTPTSVMVKVSNWQIIAEVDYFLYGIEAIANIVNQLSAVGSESEYFKSDVLQFIQLKKSIKEGSVVLTNVSSPTFIEVKCCVKLLTVKLCQSRGGQSNNLSEPVAKADLQFIFSGKFKDDIPLSMDICLSNISLYSFHTSVILLRSIVSSVSSGFEIHLSKLSSGDTEIVFCIPSLDIWLNMSDWSTVVDLLGCYSQDQNNTEVMVESSENSNLGTLELPKDSTGNVIEASPESPTPSLHSNKDFRESGNLILKSEEIDISLHYPLSVRETFDILRDPEVLVGVTFSGAECCKHVTVTLCSRDTEVIINEGHTKVTSNIEKTRITLETIQGQKVIAWPLLQINQIYVSAEICDKQEGFIHATAEVRIECLEVWLSHQIFQFWHDVKIELPEKTSSQSSTGIVDFKVHLRKASLLLTDGRWSCNGPLMEMLLKNLLFHVSLTGGIMEASVGGDLLVNYNNLEKVTWEPFIEPWCFQLDMARKQEQSVLLSTSVMTDIYLKSTAHLNFNVTEQLIEVIFRVHDMIKDAWSRVKIDGLPESRWFCGGSETTENAYTRRYAPYILQNETSLPLLFHVYRGHVNSDDLNMVPMKEGSIVQPGCSVPIYIDETPEEQIFRYKPAQSSDRPNEKKSNWVAHHMISVQLDGTSGFSVPISMDLVGRSYFEVDFSKASEAFGVNTAGEVSKYGGRVEGKNRKTSHSEFVVPVVFDVSVQRYSKLIRLYSTVILLNATSVPLELRFDIPFGVSPKVLDPISPGDEFPLPLHLAEAGRMRWRPVGNSYLWSEAHLLSNMLLQENRLGIPRSFVCYPSHPSNDPFRCCISIQDVSLPSSSGRCSSLQTKDSAKQSVANSRATHYVTLTTPLLVKNNLPSDVSFTIETGGVARTLLLSEGDAASIYHTDSTHDLGLVFHLHGFKPSFFNFPRAETFSRGAKFSETKFSLSETLTFYPESSNDPLYLTVEKVMDAFCGSRELSISAPFLLYNCTGYPLTIAESGAEMKGNGCIIPSCYYLFDEDQNLAKEDGLSVFSQEDSLTNPQNIGHFSSSFSKNHTVSLRENLDLHSQRFLNRNFNSVDSSAQFIEYTEYPDSDSRGTCLEKVNNVPSRSSQLKLSAGGNRGVSVDADNKKVKACMYSPQSSSSEGELMVKLATCLPECVTESNRSSMWSSPFFLVPSSGSTIVVVPRAFTSRALIISVTSSLVAGPFSSRTRAITFQPRYVISNACSKDLYYKQKGTDYIFHLGIGQHAHLHWSDTKRDMLVSLRFDEPGCLWSGSFTPDHLGDTQVKMRNYVNGALNMIRVEVQNADVSIKEDRIVGSSRGDSGTNLILLSDDNTGFMPYRIHNFSKERLRIYQQKCEAFETTVHSYTSCGYAWDEPCFPHRLVVEVPGERILGAYSLDDIKEQMPVYLPSTSENPGKRLLVSTHAEGAVKVLSIIDSSCHLVDDMKGTYYPGFNERRKLDQKEEKIDDYSERISVHISFIGFSLINLYPQELLFACAKDTKIDILQSVDQQNFSFQMSSLQIDNQLHNTPYPVILSFDRDYGSNSTGWIKNKDIKDENGAQASTPDSSCEPIFYLAAAKWRNKDISLVSFEYISLRLAPLHLELEEEVILGLFDFVRTVTSKLQRKTPPGLCSTSSYGAHLDKEVSTALDSDNSKSQSHSVNVLNFMESSSCSPPLPSVVPIGAPWQKIYLLARRHTKIYVEAFDLAPIKVTFSFSSVPWMLRNNVPAPSGVPSHVSSTAFQRGLMALADVEGAPVYFKQLTIVHHMASWESFQEILVRHYSRQLLHEMYKVFGSAGVIGNPMGFARNMGLGIKDFLSVPARGILKA is encoded by the exons ATGTTTGAAAGATGGGTTCAGCCGCTCCTATTAGGTTATCTTGGTCCATACATCAAAGATTTCCAAAGAGAACAACTCAAGATCGGATTATGGAACG AAGAAGTAGTGTTGGATAATGTGGAGCTGGTTCTTGAAGCTTTTGATCACCTACAGTTGCCTTTTGCTATAAAACGAG GTCGCGTTGGGAGGTTAAGCATAAAAATTCCTTGGAAGAAGCTTGGTTTGTCGCCCATCATAATTGTTCTAGAAGATGTCTTCATTCAAGCTGGCCAAAGAGATGAGCATGAG tgGAATCCAGATTTAGTCGAAAGAAGAGACATCGCAGGCAAAAAGGCCAAACTTACTGCTGCGGAGCTAGCAAAATTTTCTAGACGCGTATGCG AAAATCAGACCGGACAAGCATTTGTTTCTTACATTACTGCCAAG CTTCTTGATAATGTCCAAGTCTCCATCAGAAATTTTCGTGTCACTTATACTGATCAGCAGATTGGCTCG GCACCATATACGTTTGGTATAAGGTTTTCAAGTCTGACGACAGTGAAGCACAGTTCTATCTG GACATCCGTCAGAAGTCGAGGTGATCGGGTGAGCAAGATGTTGGAGATATCAGGCTTGGGAATTTATTATAGCACATCTGAGGGACCTTCGAATTCAATGGGTATTGAAGATGCCGCTGAGTACCAATTGTTCAGTGATGCGAGAGTGGGAAGTGATACGAATGATTATATAGTGGCCCCATTTGATGTTTCTGTGTCTTTTGTG GTGAACAGGTCTGAGAAGCTTGAGAGTGATGTTCCACAATATTCTATTGGTGCTGAGATAACTTCTCTG GTGCTGCAAATGAATGAAGTTCAGCTCAAGCAAATCTTTATTCTTTGGGATTATTTATGCACATCTGAAGTGAGGGAGAG GTATTGGCGTTATCGACCATCATTTGattctttatcaagaaaaccaaaGGGTTGGCAAAGGATGTGGTGGCACTACGCCCAAGAATCCATCTTATCCGATGTTCGTAGAAAGTTAAAGAAGACTTCCTGGAAACATCTTGGGTGGCGAAT GAGCTACCGACGAAAGTATGTGAGCTTATACAAAAGAAAACTGGACTTTCTCCATCAAAAGCAG ACTGTAGAAGAAGACATACTTAAAGAATTGGAGCTTATGGAGAAAGAGACAGATATTGACGACATCTTAGGTTTTAGGTCAATCGCAGAACGTGAATTGGAG AAACTGCTGCCGAGCTCTACAGCTTCGAGTGTGGGAGCAAATGGATGGATAAATTGGTTATTTCGTGGCATGCTTGGTTCGGGTGAAACAGCGGATTCAAGCCAGTTTTCTGGTGCTGTTTCTGAGGAACTTATCAAG GATATATACGAGGCAGCAGAATTCGTGCCAGTTCCTACTCTTGATGTGGGTGTTTCTACAAAAAGCAGAATCTTATCTTCAGTCAAGTTCGAAGTTCATAAAGTCACTGCAACACTAGGCAGCAA GATCAGCCAGAAGGAAGTCATACAGATAAATTTGGATGTCGTGGATATTGACTGTAAACATTGGGACGAATCATGGACAATTCAGCTGTTGGTTAATTCATTGGGTCTGGTGGACCCATATGCTAAGAAAGACATTCTGCTTCTTGGAAGG GATGTCTCTGAGCAAAGTAATTCGAATGATAAACTACGGTGTCTCAGGGTTGTAGTTGATACATCTCCTATAAACAATGACACTGATCTTTCATTAAAG GTTGAGCTTCAACCTTTAGAAGTTATGTACGATGCTGAGTTTTTATTGAATCTCTTGGACTTCCAGTGGTTTTTTGGATCATTCCATTCTCAGCGTGAGAGA GTCCTCATGTCATTAAATGAGCTTGAAAATGTTAATGCTCGAGTACTATCGAAAACTGA ATATGTTGTCTCCAACCGTAAACAAATAATTTGGGATATCAGTTTCAGCAGTGTCTCCATCAAAATTCCATGGGAAACAGATCATCATTCCACACAGTATTTTTTG AGTTTGGACTTGGGAACTCTTATCTGTGGATCAAGGATTCAGAAGGAAACTCTGGCACCAAAGCGGAAGCCCGTACCTGACTATTTGTCCACAGCTTTCGGGGGCACAACTTCTTCCAGTGATAGGACAGTGACACCAGTTGACCACCTTCAAGATCTGTACGATCACTTCGAAATTACTTTGACTGGTTTTGAG GTGAATCTGACGGTACCTGGTTGTTCTAGAGCAGTCTCCATTGTCGAGAAACTTGATGCATCTATTACGTTGGCATCATGCATTATACCAAATGAATCGACGTTGAAGCAGCTAGAG GTCCATGTGGTTGTGTCAACACTTGGTGTACATTTCTCGCCCTCAATATATGGTGCAGCTGTTGGCTTGATTAAATCTTTTGATATTCTGGCTCCGCAATCAGAATCAGAATCTGTGCCAAGTGCTTTCCAATTCTCTTTCACGGCTAATGTTGAGCTTGTTAGCTTGCATGTACACACCAGTGATGACGATAATGGAGATGGTAGCCTTCTTCTCGTCTGTGCTCTTGGGGAGTTGGACATTCA GTATGCTCTCGAGCAAATGACAAAAGCATGTTTTGTCTGCGTCAAAACATTGAAAATTGAAACAGGTAAACTGAGCGATGAAACTAGTGACTTAACATTATGCTTATCCAAGAGTATATCTGCTGCTGCACATCAGCACGGATTTGTCTCAGAAGCTAACACTCCAAAAAGTGACGGTGGTGAAAGAAGTAGACCTTTGGATGGATGCTTTATTATGCACTATCAAGCGGATGAAGTTTGTCACAAGTTGACGATGTTCTTTAATGAAGTTGATCTCCATTGCTACCCTAAAGTTATTGGATCCCTCCATCAGTATTTCGATAGCTTATCTCGATATGATTCTTCGTCATTACCTTATTCGGGCAAAAGCTTAGCCAATAGTAAAGAATCGGGCAAAAGCTTAGCCAAtagtaaagaaacaaaagatagaGTACTGATGTCTGGATTTTGGCCTGCAAAATTTGGGTTTTCGAATTTCTGCGAATCTGGGTCAACTGAGGCATGCATAACTGTGGGTCAGTTTCCCTTCATAACTATTGATAGTTCGGGTTCCCTCGGTAGAATTGAGCAGTCTCTTATTCATGGCATTTCTGAGTGGAGGAATATTTTGAATGTGAGGGATAAAAAATGTGAGAGAATTGCAAAAATTAACGTTAGGAAGAGGTCTAAAGTGCCCAGAGTTCCGACAGTGAAATATTCATGGAGCAATAATGATTCCACTTCTGGGAGAAGCAGTGACTCTGCTATTTGCGTTATCGATTTGAACCTCACTGGAATCGCAATACACTTCCATGATTCATCCTGTATTCTGGGAACTCTTTCCGTGCCAGTTTCTAAGTCTTTGATTGCTTTAAGCAGGACACATTATTTGGATATGTTATGTTCTATTGAGGGGTTACATCTCTCATCATCTTGGTCGTCCCAGTACTTTTACAAGTGGCTATGGGGTTCATCTGAACACAATCTGGCCCCTGTTTTCAATTTTCGCGTAAGGATCGATGGTGCAACGAGGCCCCAAATTGAATTGTGTTTCAGCATTCAACATGTGCGCCACATTTTGCCGCCCGAATATTTGGCGATATTAATTGGTTATTTTTCTCTACCTGATTGGAACAAGAAGGAACCTGTACAATTTGTTACGGAAAATGGCAACTGCAAGGATATGGACAACAGCCATGTCGAAATTATCTACAAATTTGAGGTCCTTGACTCCGTATTGATTTTACCCGTGGATGATGATGGAGATCAAACTATACATCTTCAACTTGAACAGTTATATTGCAGTTTCACTGCAAAGAGCATAGCAGAGGATGCTCTGAAGGACATTCCTCTTGACTGTATGGTTCAAGCAGATAAAGTTGCAGATATGGTCCACGTCCTCAACATATTTGGGCGGGGTGTATCTTTGTCGTTGGTACCACGTAAGAACGAGGGACACGCTTCTTTGACTGATTGTCAGAATACCAGTTGCGGAAATGTACCCTTAATTCCAGCATTTGACGCTGATCTATGGATCAGAATACCATGCGGAAATCAGCCTTCAAATGGACTTTCTACTCCTACTTCTGTTATGGTGAAGGTTAGCAACTGGCAAATTATTGCTGAAG TTGATTACTTTCTCTATGGAATTGAAGCAATTGCAAACATCGTAAATCAGCTGTCTGCAGTCGGCAGTGAATCCGAATATTTCAAATCTGATGTATTGCAGTTTATACAGTTGAAGAAGAGTATAAAAGAAGGAAGCGTAGTTCTAACCAATGTTTCAAGTCCGACCTTTATAGAAGTAAAATGTTGTGTCAAGTTACTCACAGTAAAATTATGTCAGTCAAGGGGAGGACAGTCTAATAACTTGTCAGAGCCTGTTGCCAAGGCAGATTTACAATTTATATTTTCTGGAAAGTTCAAAGACGACATACCCTTGAGCATGGATATTTGTCTTTCTAACATATCACTATATTCATTTCATACTTCCGTCATCTTGCTGCGTTCTATtgtctcttcagtttcatctggTTTTGAGATTCATCTGTCCAAGTTAAGTAGTGGTGACACTGAGATTGTATTTTGTATACCTTCTCTGGATATTTGGTTAAACATGTCGGATTGGAGCACAGTCGTAGATCTTCTTGGTTGCTATTCTCAGGACCAAAACAACACTGAAGTTATGGTTGAATCATCAGAGAACTCAAATTTAGGAACACTGGAACTTCCTAAAGATTCGACTGGAAATGTAATTGAGGCTTCTCCTGAGTCACCAACACCATCGTTACATTCTAACAAAGATTTTCGAGAATCCGGTAATCTGATTTTGAAGTCAGAGGAGATAGACATATCACTTCATTATCCACTCTCGGTTAGAGaaacatttgacattttgagGGATCCTGAAGTTCTTGTAGGAGTTACCTTTTCTGGTGCAGAATGCTGTAAACATGTAACAGTTACTTTGTGCAGTAGAGATACGGAAGTGATTATAAATGAAGGCCATACAAAAGTGACGTCGAATATCGAAAAGACAAGAATTACGCTGGAGACTATCCAGGGCCAGAAAGTTATTGCATGGCCTCTGTTGCAGATAAATCAGATATATGTTTCTGCAGAAATTTGTGATAAACAAGAGGGGTTTATTCATGCCACAGCTGAGGTTCGTATTgaatgtttggaagtgtggttaTCACATCAGATATTCCAATTCTGGCATGATGTTAAGATCGAACTTCCTGAAAAAACATCCTCTCAATCTTCAACCGGTATTGTGGATTTTAAAGTTCATTTAAGGAAGGCTTCTCTGCTGCTAACTGATGGGAGG TGGAGTTGTAATGGTCCTCTCATGGAGATGCTTTTGAAAAACTTACTGTTCCATGTGAGCCTAACTGGTGGCATCATGGAAGCTTCAGTTGGAGGAGATCTTCTTGTGAACTACAACAATCTTGAAAAG GTGACTTGGGAGCCTTTTATAGAgccatggtgttttcaattagaCATGGCTAGAAAGCAAGAACAAAGTGTGCTTTTAAGTACTTCCGTCATGACTGATATATACCTGAAGTCTACTGCACATCTCAACTTCAATGTCACAGAACAGCTCATTGAG GTTATCTTTAGGGTGCATGACATGATCAAAGATGCTTGGAGTCGGGTTAAGATAGATGGTCTTCCTGAGAGTCGCTGGTTTTGTGGGGGTAGTGAAACCACTGAAAATGCATACACAAGAAGGTATGCTCCATATATTCTCCAGAATGAGACTTCTTTGCCACTGCTGTTTCATGTGTATCGAGGACATGTAAATTCAGACGATTTGAACATGGTGCCTATGAAAGAAGGAAGTATTGTGCAACCAGGTTGTTCTGTCCCAATTTATATTGATGAAACTCCAGAAGAACAAATATTTCGTTACAAACCTGCTCAGTCCTCTGACAGGCCAAACGAGAAAAAATCGAATTGGGTGGCACATCATATGATCTCTGTCCAACTTGATGGAACTTCTGGGTTTTCTGTTCCTATTTCCATGGACCTTGTTGGCCGTAGCTACTTTGAAGTAGATTTTTCGAAAGCATCAGAAGCGTTTGGAGTAAATACAGCTGGAGAAGTGTCAAAGTATGGCGGAAGGGTTGAAGGGAAAAATAGAAAAACCTCACATTCTGAATTTGTTGTTCCCGTGGTGTTTGATGTTTCCGTTCAGCGTTATAGCAAGTTGATACGATTGTACTCCACT GTAATACTTCTGAATGCAACTTCGGTGCCGTTGGAGCTGCGTTTTGACATTCCATTCGGTGTATCACCGAAG GTGCTAGATCCAATATCTCCTGGTGATGAATTTCCCTTGCCTCTTCATTTAGCTGAAGCTGGTAGAATGAGGTGGCGTCCGGTTGGCAATAGTTACCTGTGGAGTGAGGCACATCTTCTTTCCAACATGCTGTTACAGGAAAATAGGCTAGGAATTCCGAGGTCGTTTGTTTGCTATCCATCTCATCCTAGTAATGACCCATTCCGCTGCTGCATATCGATTCAAGATGTCAGCCTTCCTTCATCTAGTGGGAGGTGCTCATCTCTTCAGACCAAAGATTCTGCCAAACAGTCGGTTGCGAACAGTCGAGCAACTCATTATGTCACTCTCACTACTCCTTTATTGGTTAAAAACAATTTACCAAGTGATGTCTCTTTCACAATAGAAACTGGTGGAGTTGCTCGTACTTTACTCCTTTCCGAG GGAGATGCTGCTTCCATTTATCACACAGATTCTACCCATGACCTGGGACTCGTGTTCCATTTGCATGGGTTCAAGCCTAGCTTTTTTAACTTCCCGCGCGCGGAAACATTTTCTAGAGGGGCCAAATTCAGCGAGACGAAGTTCTCTTTATCAGAAACTCTGACCTTCTATCCTGAATCATCTAATG ATCCATTATATCTTACTGTGGAGAAGGTGATGGATGCATTCTGTGGTTCCCGAGAACTAAGCATTTCTGCTCCCTTTCTTCTATACAACTGCACGGGATATCCACTCACTATTGCAGAGTCTGGTGCTGAAATGAAAGGAAATGGCTGCATTATTCCTTCctgttattatttgtttgatgagGATCAAAATCTAGCAAAAGAAGATGGTCTCAGTGTGTTTTCTCAGGAGGATTCACTTACCAACCCTCAAAATATTGGTCATTTTTCAAGTTCTTTCTCAAAAAATCACACAGTCTCGCTGAGGGAGAATTTAGACCTGCATTCGCAGAGGTTTCTGAACAGGAATTTCAATTCTGTAGATTCATCTGCACAATTTATCGAATATACAGAGTACCCTGATTCAGATTCTCGAGGCACCTGTTTAGAAAAAGTAAACAATGTACCCAGCAGAAGcagccaactgaagctgtcagcAGGAGGTAACAGGGGTGTGAGTGTAGATGCTGATAACAAAAAGGTTAAAGCATGCATGTATTCTCCTCAGTCCAGTTCCTCGGAAGGTGAACTCATGGTTAAATTAGCTACGTGCCTACCTGAATGTGTTACTGAAAGTAATAGAAGCTCTATGTGGTCTAGCCCTTTTTTCCTTGTTCCGTCAAGTGGTTCAACGATAGTGGTTGTTCCTCGAGCATTTACATCTAGAGCATTGATAATATCTGTAACATCGAGTCTCGTAGCAGGCCCGTTTTCTAGTAGGACAAGGGCCATTACTTTCCAGCCCAG ATATGTCATCAGTAATGCCTGTAGCAAGGATTTATATTACAAGCAAAAGGGAACTGACTACATTTTCCACCTAGGCATTGGTCAACATGCGCACCTACACTGGTCTGATACGAAAAG GGATATGCTGGTTTCTCTTCGTTTTGATGAACCTGGATGCCTATGGTCAGGCAGTTTCACTCCTGATCATCTTGGGGATACACAAGTgaaaatgcgaaattatgtcaatGGTGCCCTAAACATGATACGGGTTGAAGTGCAGAATGCTGATGTTTCCATTAAAGAGGATAGGATTGTTGGCAGTTCCCGCGGAGATTCAGGGACAAACTTGATTCTTCTATCTGACGACAATACAGGCTTTATGCCTTACAGAATTCACAATTTTTCAAAGGAG AGGCTACGTATATACCAACAAAAATGTGAAGCGTTTGAAACGACTGTTCATTCGTACACATCTTGCGGTTATGCTTGGGATGAACCTTGCTTTCCTCATCGTCTAGTTGTTGAG gTTCCTGGAGAACGCATTTTGGGGGCATATTCTCTCGATGACATTAAGGAGCAAATGCCCGTGTACTTACCATCAACATCTGAG AATCCTGGAAAAAGGCTACTTGTCTCCACCCATGCTGAAGGAGCAGTTAAG gttcttagCATCATTGATTCAAGTTGTCATCTTGTGGATGATATGAAGGGAACCTATTATCCTGGCTTCAATGAGAGAAGGAAACTTGatcagaaagaagaaaaaattgatgaCTATAGTGAAAGGATATCGGTTCATATATCATTTATCGGATTTTCCTTGATCAACTTGTATCCCCAG GAATTGCTTTTTGCCTGTGCGAAGGATACCAAGATTGACATACTGCAGAGTGTGGATCAGCAAAACTTTTCCTTCCAAATGTCATCCTTGCAAATTGATAACCAGTTGCACAATACCCCATATCCTGTAATCTTGTCATTTGATCGTGATTATGGAAGCAACTCAACAGGGTGGATAAAAAATAAGGatatcaaggatgaaaatggCGCGCAAGCTTCTACACCTGACAGCTCATGCGAACCTATCTTCTACCTAGCCGCTGCAAAGTGGAGAAACAAGGATATTTCATTGGTTTCTTTTGAGTATATAAGTCTAAG GTTAGCACCTTTGCATCTTGAGCTCGAGGAAGAAGTCATCTTAGGGCTGTTTGATTTTGTTCGTACAGTTACTTCAAAGCTGCAGAGAAAAACCCCACCTGGCCTATGTTCCACAAGCTCCTACGGTGCACATCTTGATAAAGAAGTATCCACTGCATTGGATTCTGATAATTCCAAGAGCCAGAGTCATTCCGTAAATGTTTTAAACTTCATGGAGAGTTCTAGCTGCAGCCCTCCATTACCTTCAGTAGTTCCAATCGGAGCTCCTTGGCAGAAAATCTATCTCTTAGCAAGAAGACACACAAAAATATATGTTGAAGCATTTGATTTGGCGCCAATCAAGGTGACCTTTAG CTTTTCCAGTGTTCCTTGGATGCTAAGAAACAACGTTCCTGCTCCAAGCGGGGTTCCAAGTCATGTCAGTAGCACCGCTTTTCAG AGAGGCCTGATGGCTCTTGCGGATGTCGAAGGAGCACCAGTATATTtcaaacaattaaccattgtgcATCATATGGCTAGTTGGGAGTCGTTCCAAGAGATCCTCGTCAGGCATTATTCTCGGCAACTTCTTCACGAAATGTACAAG GTATTTGGTTCTGCTGGTGTAATAGGCAATCCTATGGGATTTGCGAGGAACATGGGACTTGGCATCAAAGATTTCCTATCAGTACCAGCCAGGGGAATTTTAAAG GCATGA